aaaactttttgcagatatcaattaacttgatttattgaACATCATTTGCTATTTTCATAACTATAAGCTATAATGACTTACGAGAAAACACCTACTATTACAACTCctaattgatatataattttgttgccatttaatataataattaatttattggaccaaaaattaaagttattgaAAATACTAAATCTCACGTTAACAAGGATTTAGTAAAACGTAACTTTAACACCTTTTCTACGTAAGTCCCAACTGATTGAGCTTTCTAGCTTGATTGGATAGCTAGAGCTAAATGGCCAGTGAATTGGGTGAAAAGTCCTCTTACAGACTTGAATAAcaaatttgtatttgatttcCCTGATATTGagcattaattaaaattcagaagtaaaaaaaaaaaaaaaagaagctagtttcaaattggaaaataaatgcatggttttttaatttttttaattggtaatatttaaatatttaaacatgttttgtttagaaatattcaaaataagatttaatCTTAATATTCTTGTTAGTTGGAAATTTATAATGTAATCTTCCATTGCTTGGTTTATATGATATCATACTCCTAAGAATTTTATTAGTTCATTAAGATCAGCTAACCACCCCCTCCTCGAGCAATATCTGGCTTAGCTAGTAGTCCCATCTCGTTTGAAGATTATAATCAACGGGTTCCAGTGTATCATAAATAATGTGCTAATGCATCATAATGCATGTCTGTTgaaatatggattttttttaataaaaaaattaacacatttaattaaaaatattgatgaaataacacaattgaaaaaaaaaaaaaaaagctaaatagcACAATTTATACATGTCACGATTGAGAAATGTGATTTTTATAACTTCTTGTTGTTCAAaataatgacataaaaaatattaaatggaaagaaaaaagaagagatgagaaagaaagagaaagaaaaaggatattagaaatatatcGAAGTTTTGATTACAACACCACCAATATAGCAAGAAAGATCTCTataaaacgaaaataacaaCACCAAAAAAGGTCATCAATAATGAATTCAGTGGACCACACTTGCTATTTAAAGGCGAAAAGTAACTCACTTGTTTTTTATAGCAAGTGTGCCCACTCGGGTCACCATTGGTAATTTTTATTGGTGGTGTTGGATTCGTATCGTCGGGATCTTTTCAATGATACTAATAGTGTCGTAATCGGAGCTTTGATATGTGtcttcagggtttttttttctttatttgtctctctcctttctctctctaattcatatttaacattatttattagatgttgatattttaaataatgataagtTATAAAAGTCATGTTTTCGATATTTcaccaatttgtttttcaactgAATTAttcagtcatttttttttagatattaaaaacatgctaaaaaccaaaaacagcCTGTGTAATATGTGTCTATATTCTGATATGTACCTGTATATTAACAAAGCTTGGATTTGTGTTTTGTAGGGTAATATTTGCAAGGTCTGCTTGTAAATAGTTGCACAATGGCACCTGGTGTAAATCAGGTCCCTCCTCCTTCTATACAAGGTCCTTCATTATAGATTGATTGAGGGCATACAATCATGCCAttgtttgtaaatttttttttttttaattcatataggATCTTCCGTTTAATTTACacatactttaattaatttttataaacttCAAAGTTAATTACTAGATAAATTTCTAATGACCATCAAATTTAACAACcacataatttaaatatgagattataaaaaaaaaacaaagtttttttttttatcccaaattcttaatattatttataattttagttgGAAAATGGTTGTTGGTAAATAGTACGTATAACATAAGTTCTGGCAGTGACATTGCCCGGCAACCTGCTTCGTTGTTAATCCAACAAGCGTCATCTGCCTGGGAAAGAATttgcaacatatatatatatatatatatatatattccttgcTTCAAAACACCAAATCCTAGTAGTTAGGCTAACCTGCAGCCTCTTATTCGATAAATCTTTGCTTCAAAACACCAAATCCTAGTAGTTAGGCTAACATGTAGCCTCTTGTTCAATCAatcatcttttatttaaaatccaATAAGTTAATTGATGAAAGCCAAAAGAGAAAACCCCACAACATTGATattagaattttgattttaaaagcccttaatatacattttagggATTCTATGAGTTGTCGCAGCCATGCTTTGTATTTCAGACCAAGATGTAATTATggcgtgtttatttttatgtttataaagtatttttaaaatgttttataatttttttaatattttagttttttaatatgattttagatagttttgaagtataatattgaaaatgaattttaaaaataaaaaaatattattttaatatattttaaataaaaaatattttaaaaaacaatcactattataatgcaaaacaaatataattagaGTTCGATAAGACTAGATTATTGCTTCtcttttcttgtattttcttttttatttatttttatttattaatatttgtagagagaaaaaaatgtttttgccaatcagaatttttatttatttattaaatttaacgaTTATTataccctttcttttttttgtgaatgAAAGATTATGACTTTTAACAACTGTTTAATTGTATGTTTAGGATCGGTAAAGGATTTTCCATTTATATAACATATTTTATGACAATGGATATAAGGATTTGGCCTTTTTTatgattagaaataaaataactagcAGTGATgtatttactaattttttcGTGTTTTATCTTATAGCTAAATGGTATTTATGTAGTTTTAAACTCAAATTAGTTTCTATACGAAAATAAAACAAGTCATGTACTTGTTACTTGCAATCTTAAACTACTTAAGTGGGACCACAAGTCACTGCTAAGCTGTCTTGATTATGGATTGTTTGAGCGACGTGCCGTTGATGATGAACTTTAAACCAATTATAAAAGTGACATGTTGCAAGTAGTGTCTTCATCTTCGGGGGTATCAAAGAGTGTCGGTATAGTTGTTTTTAAGAGTaccgtgttttttaaaattttaattttttaaattaattttttaatattttagatgattttaatattttaatattaaaaataattattttaatgtatttttaaaaaaaacactttcaattgcgacaactataatattttcaaacacctcaaaaatattaaaataatatttttttaattttaaaaattatttttgatattagtatatcaaaataattttaaaataaaaaaatatttaatttaaaataaaaaattaaattaaactttttgaaagatatttttataatacataATCAAATGGTttcttaatgtatttatattttacgtGATGGAGATTGGACTCTGATGAAGGACACCTCGGCCAGCGTGAACCGGATAGGGTGCGCGCGAGATCACATCCGTTTCCAACGAGTTGGGCAAACCCCTAAGTTACTCGGGGAAGAGTTCTGTCATGGAGGACATGGTTAGGCCGCCAGGCCTTCGACCCATTCGTTGGGTTTTAGGTCGAGACTCTGCAGAATCTTTGGGCTTCTGGGACAAAACCAGTCGCCGTTAGGTAGAAACTATTGTTACCATTAAGAACTGGACTCCCTGCTCTTGTTTCCGTTCCAAAACCTCCTGCCctgaaaataagaaaagtgGTTAAGCTTAAAGGAGGCCACGGCATGTTGTCTTGTAAAGTTAGGGTTCATCGGATTGGATTGTTTTTTTCCATGCCGATGGAATCTCTTCGAAAACTTGGGTCAATCTAGTTCTTACAAGTTAAAAGCCTAAGAAATTGTTTGGCAACGTGGTTATGTCGATGTTTTCTGTGATTTCATGCAATAAACTGTttggttaattaataaaaacgtGTCACTGTTTGCTGGGTCCCTCGTGCTGCTGCGTTTGAAACACAAGAAAATAAGAAGCTGTTAGGAGCTGCTTCCTGTGGGGCCAAAATCTAATTCATGCTAATGTTCAGTGACCAGTGCCTCCATTGTTcattgaacaatttttttttttttttttgaaaaacaagtgcagttaattgatttcactcgcactgttcacgtgaacaataattttttttaaaaaattagtttaagatgaattaaatttactcgtactgtgatcttaattttattcttgataatattttatttaattttatagttcttgtcggatgaattttgtatgtaatgaaattgtagatagtttttttgttaaagtaatttttttatataaagtgtgatttatttcatgatgtaatagcaatatttaaattcataatatttaaattaaaaaccatcaatattaatacatttattttttaaattattttataacctcaatttcaaaagtattcttaaccaaacacattaaaatcattttttctttaacctcaatttcaaccacagttttaaccaaacatttattttttcaaaccaacataactaaaaatattttttataaaatatttttttttcaaaccataattaCAGCAGTTACCGCAATACAAAACATACTTTAAGAGCATCAACCCCCATGGCACAAGCATTACATGAGCCGTTTTCCATCTTACACCGTGAATCAAGCCGAAAGCAATCCAACTTACAAAGTCTCAAGGAGGTTTAAGCAAAACTGCAGAAGTCTTGGATGCAAAATAGATTCAAACTGTGTCAACAAAAGCATTGGAAAGAAGACGATACATAGTGGGTGTATGATACCTGACAAAGATTGACAGTGCCCTCTTGAAGTAATTGACCAGTGGTGATGGTCATTATTTGAACTATTCGAAGTGGTGATTACCTCTTGATTGTGATGATATCACAGATTCCACCATATGTTTTTGCTAATGGAAAGCATCAAGgttcatttttattcttgatttggAAAGGAAAGAGACAGGCCAGCCATGCGAGGGAGCCCACAATTAAATGAGAGATGCCCTGCCAAACTCCTGCATTTGTTGTGGCCTGGGGCTCATCCATTCTTCCAGTTTAGTTTGTGGCGTTGGATTCGACACGCATGGATTTAATATCAATTATCAAGTAGGCTAGTGCTTTCAGGTATGATTGGAAAAGTATTTATTGTTCATGCGCATGATACAAGACGAAGTGGCAAAAACAAatgtataatttaatatttatttttgataataaagTGGAAAAGTggaaaaagtatttatttatgatacAATACGAACCCATGTTCCGGGTGGGTGGGCTCGAGATCTTTACCCTAGCTCATgctctttgggttttttttttagattttccttttttaagagtattttttgagtttattttgagGGATTTTTcaggtttattttatttgaattcatcAGCAGCTCCCTAACTTTTTATGGCATCAATATGtaaaaacttgtaaaaatatatggttACCAAGACAAGTTCATCAAATTTCCTTCACATAAGAAGAGGTGTTGAAATCTCAGATAATAAACTGGAGAATTCATGTGTAAGAGGATGCACCATATTTGAAAACTTGTCTAAGTATGTAGAGGAAAACCATGAGGAAActtatacttagaaaaattCTTAGGAGGATGAGATGAGATATAAAAGACTTCAtacttagaatatttttttaagagattatgaaaatttatagagaaaaacatcatacttaaatttttttttattaatgactaGTGGAAACTCATGAAAGATGAGTCtatacttataaaatattttaaaggacTTAGGGGAATCCAAGGAGGGTGACCCTTGGCGATACCAatacttagaaaaattttaaaatagaaaaaaaacagatttataGAGGGTGGTTTTATTGTACCAATCCATTCATTGGAGAGTGATTGCATTGAAATATAAAGGGTGTGACCTTTCTAGTTGGCATAAGGCATAAAaacctttaattaaaaaaagatctcACTGAAAAGTAAAAGGTATGTAGCCTCCCTGATAATGTCCTAGAGGCTTGGGAGCTACTGAAAAATCTCTAACCTCTATTATAATTGTGTGAGGTCTTGGGAGCCCTTCACTGTTTtggtgaattttgttttttatctttttaatttttctttctagctTTGTGATCAAATCTATTTATGATTcactttttacttattttttccaaaaatttttttttggctataGTTTATCTCCTatcttcttatattttatcttgtgattttttttagagaaggGCTCAAACTCTCAATGTTTATATATTTCGGTGTATTTCTTTACTTGTTTGTCATTTCgttctctatttttattttttcaatttcttttatatttttattttgtttttgattttatgttttaaataggGTCACAAATCGATCATGACACCAGGGAAGACATCAATGGCATGAAGCCTTAATTACACGAGGACAAATTACCTAAACAGAAACTAATTACATAATTAAGGCACGACCACATACATATACAGTTACATGCAAATTATAGTAACTTTCTTGGGGTTACCAtagatcattttaaaattatggcaAAGCTGCTAAAGTTTGTTTACGACATCTATGGCTTTCATGATTTCCAGGGCCTGTCCCTTTGCATTTTGATCCTCAACAAATCCGTTTCCACTAGCATTCAGCTTTGGAATCACTATAGTTATCTCGGAGCAGATTGCTGGACCCAACTTTTCAAGGTCCACAACATGTTCATATATTTCTAATTGAAGTTTAGGCTCGACCTCCTCAACTTTCTTGGGGTTCCTATAGATCATATAAAGTAGCATCTGGAGAAGACCGAGGATAAAGCCCAGTATGTTTGGAATCTGTTGATGGGAAAGAGAAgcaatgtaaaaacaaaatcattaaatgaaaagtcaattttatatttcatgtatgtataaatatttgatcaCTTACAGCGACAAACTGATCTTTCTTTAGATAGCCATAGAAGAACCACATGAGTGCACTCAAAGTTAGGAAAAATGACATAGAGAAAGGCATGAACTCCACGCTCTTTGTTTTTATGACTTTTCTCTGCGAATTAAATTCAATGAAGTATTAGAAAAAGATCAAGATTAGCCTGAAATTTGTGTTTTGCATGCTCGAAGTCACTTACTACAATGAAAAGAGGTGCAACAAAAACGCATATAGAAAATATCATGCAAATCCATCCAAGAACTTGGACATGTTTGTGGCCCTGTGCTAGGAAGAGAGTTAGCACACAGACGAGACCGAACCCAAAGACATTGAACAACAGGAGAAGTTTGAAAGTCAGAATCTGCACCAAATTGAGCTCAAAATATTAGTAAATCTGAAGTGTACTTCGAAAAGGGCTTTAAACGTCACGTAAGCTAGTGTTCATGGGATGTACTTTATCCTTCTTCGTGGCATATAAAAGGTAGACAACAATGTAACCTATCGCCGTAAAAAAGGCAAAAGAATTGATGGTGATTAGAAGGATGGTCTCCTTCTTGAAAATCGCATAGAAGAGCCAAAGCATAGCACTAAATAGTGCAATCACATAAGGGATAGATTGGAACCCTTCGCTTGTCTTCTTCTTgcaaatttgataaaatgttGGCCTGTGATATCATCCATCGTCAATCGTACGTGTTAGCAACTAGTTAATACAGAGGAAGGTCATTAGAGTACATCTGAAGACTTGAGGCTAGAATTTTCAGACAAGGACTTACAGAGGAGAAAGGCAGACCAAACAAGAGATGATGTTTCCTACATTcgcagagaaaagaaaagaaaatataagttaGTTTCTCGAGATATATAGTAAATGGTCgttcttacaaaaaaataacactcTTCGTTGCACCCTCCTGCAATTTTGCCTTTCAgctaaatgaaaagaaaagctgAAACTTTTACATCAATGGAGAATTACTCATATATAATAGATCAAAACTTTTACTGAATCAATAATTTAGAGAAGCAAAGATATGTGTAGGAGCTGCTGTGCATGTATGAGCATTGAGTAGTTCTTTATCTAAACGTTCCTTGCATCAGAGAGCCGggagaaaaggaaggaaaaaaaaaggaattgacGGGGAAGCATAGAAGAGCAAAATAAGGACTTTGTAATTATTTCTACCTAAAAGACCGAAACCGAACACCCATGTTAAGTGCAAGGCCATCTCTCCACtgcaaaaaatcaagaaagacaaTTATAAGTCTGTCTCTCTCAACTCTCTCCCCCAGCACCAAAGCCACAGTTTCTCAATGGAAACCCTAGCTAGGTAATGTTGTATTGCTTAGCAAAGCTCATGAGCTATTTATACAAAGACTCGACCTAGTCAAGTTgcaaggtttcttatcttttcttttctgacaGGGAAGTTGCATgttgaattaataaatataacatatcaatGTAACTGTGGGAAGTGTTAAGAACTCAAAATGGTTTCTTTCCCAGTTCGTTACAATGCTTTTAACATATTCCAAACAGCCTTTCCAGCCCTAATGCCATATTCACCCATATTTGGTTTCCTGTTCTTGAAGGTTGACACTCAATCTTCAAGGACGAGGCCCCTAATGCTGGTACCATTCATAGTACCCTGAAGTTCTTGGGGCCCCACCAGAAGGTTCTTTCTGAGGTGTCATCCACCATGTGATCTTATTGGTTACAGCTCATCTTTCAAGTGCTAGCTAGTAAACTTCACTTGATCAGGCTGATCCTTAATATATTTCgtaagagaaaacaagaaaaagaaaaacccagcaGCTGGTTGCAAAACCATCCATATATAACCACATTTTTTGGTGAAAGCAAGCGATCGGCTTCCTTGGAATGGTTTTGATCCTGTTTGTAATATATGCCCATTATCCAAAAAACTGTGTTGCCTATATATAGATCCATGCTTTTAGAAATCTTAGAGTTAGGTAACATATCAAGGTTTACACAGTACTGTTGATAAGGAATATTGAGTGActacaaattaattttcagaAAATCACTTGGGCATCCTCGATTGTTAGCTTAAAAGCATTTTCCATatattcataataaataaattatttttttatatttagcgataaaaatgatttttgagaaataaattacttaatttctaatatttaattaaaaattaataagttggaAATCATTTCGATCTTCACTAGCATAATCTTTCGATTTAccgatgaaaaatatttgtattattattttatcggtaattaatttactaacAAAATcactgataaaaatattttgtcattaattttagttgcttattcttaatataatcaggtataagaaaatcatgaaaatgcTTTTCATGAAAGCATTTTTTCAGCAAGCAAACAATTCATTAattccttaattatttttaggtgTGCTGTCTTCTGAGTcccttattcttattattaccAGGCTcctcaagattttaaaatattatataatatatttttttaatgaatgtggTAAGGGATGAATTAGAATAAACTTATATGTTAATCaagattagttttttaaatgattttagaGATATATTTTCACATTAATTTGttacatttaaataaatttaataaattcatcaaaatactAGTTTCAAATCcacaaaatagaaagaatgacATTTTGAACTACTTAGCCATctccttaggtttttttttttttttggaagtctTAAGCTATTTTTAACCTAATCGCTCCAATAGTTTTGTCCACGCTCAACCACGGTATTTGTTGCAAGATGATCCAATTAATTCACATTTTTCTtactataatttcaaatttttggcCGGAGAAAAAGTTTCTATATGTTCAGAATCTTGCAATTCCGCCTAAAGATTAACCGAATTGTGAATATTAACATGTGAATCATAACGTGCTAAATGGGACCAACATACTAAGTGGTAAAATCCAGTTGGCACACTTTTATTATAGGAGTCTACAAGCTAGATCTTGAAACTTACTTCACTTCCGAGGATAATTCTGATGTGGAATCGCACTTCTGTGGGTAAAAGATGCAAACAAACGATGGAGATGTGACTGAGCATCAAGATAAAAGCATATGCTGTTCTCcctaaacaagaaattaacaaCTTTTAACATTTGTCACCGGAAATGCCCTCTCCACTTCCTCACCGGAAAAACTAGTTTATGCTTATGGGTTGTGGCAGTACATGTCGAGTCACCTATGTATATGGACTTTTCATGTCTGCATCTTGGATGGGCTGGTAAAGTGATCGAGGTGATCTCTAGTTGATGGGCTTGATAGGAGGTTGGACATTcacgaaaaaataattttgagatcTCAAGatggagattttttattttttcatggagTTATGTGCGAAGATTTCAATCGTGATATGGAGAATTCAATTGAGATATGGAGCGATTTTTTATAAAGTTCTGAAGATATCACCATAAAGATTTTCCATAGAGGTCATGTATGAGAAAAATCactgtttttattcaaaaacaaaaactgaaaagataaagaaatgattttgaaaatgataagaTCTCGATTAATGTATCATGAGGATTTTTCctgtttgtttaattttcttatacatCATGGCCTCTAGTTGATGGGCTGGATGGGAAATCTCTGagtaatacattaaaaaaaagtccaaaattATTTGATACCGACTAAAACTGTGTGTGTTTcctagaaattaattttttatatatattttaacatatcaaatatattttttatatatattttaaataccgACTAAGACTGTGTTTGTTtcctataaattaatttttaagaaattacttttcaaacttttatttgtttgtttatcattagaaaagctggtcaacggaaaacattttccggtcaactaaaaatactttctagtcaaaggaaaatttggcttgatttctaggaaagtgttttccttttattttgaatggaaaacactttttgaaaattgtgaaaattttaaaaatattatattatttactgattatatcaaatttggtcctcagaCTTatgatttctatatatattttgttttgaatatttattttttaattttatctattagaatttaatttatatattaattttggttattatttttataattattattttttttcccttattattttttaattgaaattttttatctatcaaattgaatcttcattcatttaattgttacttattttatttgaaatattaattttaattttttaattttttttatatttattttttattattttgattattatttattttatttaagatgatttataaaattatatttgaacatCCTGCCACACAGGTTACAAAGTTCATATTTGAAGCCACTAGCTGTATTCTGTTGATGTAACACAAGTTAAGGTCAATATCATCAATGGCGTACAACGCTTGGCATgaaataatttaagaatttcCCATTCAATAACCTCTTTATTGATTATCATCAAATATTATGCAGATATAATTTCTGTATTAAGTTGTGTCATTAGGCTGGCAGCTACTTCAATTACCattacaaaacattaaattctatatatatcatttgggtttttttatttttcttatttttttttataaatttaattagatttataTCAATCAAATCTCATGTTAACCCACGAAATTAAACAACTTCTTCAATTACCATTACAAAACATTAAATCCTATATATACCATTTGGGTTTTTTATTCCcttacttttttataaatttaattagactTCAGATCAACCACATCTCAGTTAACCCaccaaattaaactaaattttaaaactataataaaaactattaaaaaaaaacaaattatcttcCGAGGCTGATTTGTGCCTTTTGTGGACCACTAGATTTTCTTCTTTCCCAAAGTTGAATGTCGTCGCAAATGCGCAAGCAGTGAGGAAATTACACAGAGCTCAGAAGTGCTGGTTGGACTGGGCTTGGTCCAGGCCCAAATAGCTGGAAAATTGGGAAGTCCAAGCCATTTGGACCCAGCCTTAACGGGTAGGATCCTAGCCCGCTGCAAAATTTCTTAGCGGTCAACATGTACTTTTCCATCCAAACTTTTCCCTCCCAACggttatgattttgaaaaaccCTGCATGcatttttccatgcatttattGCCAAGGATGACATGGCATGAGAGTGGACAGAGGAGAGAGCAATGGAGAGAGAATGAGTGATTGAAACACGCCGAAACTTTAATTTTGACATCatcaataatatcataaaaattttgacatcttgaaaaatattacttGGAGGTTTTAGTGAGCCACAAGTGCAGCTGGAAAATGATGGGCTGTTTGAGTCGTTCAGCCATATCTAAACTACTGGAATTCAAGCCCAAAATGCCAGAAAACACAACACTAACCCTGGCATGCTCATATATGCTTCTTGTTTTTAATCTAAACTACGAGAATACAAGCTCTTGGTGCTTATTAGTTATCGCATGCCTCTGCATATTATGATAAGAGTTGGTTCAAGTTGTGAGACACACTTTAATTGGTtagattttaagtttgtttttttaaaattattagttcgagtcctacaaattttaatatcacggaaaatttatatgattgttaacttcAGAACTTGTAGAATTAGTTAAGATATTCATAAGCTGATGCAGACAttcaagttaataataaaaaaattgattcagtTAAATGATATCTTAaagcaaaattataaatataattttttaaaatatttaagaagtaattttttgttattatttttatatttttgataagtGAAGTTTTGGGTGATGTTATTTTTACTTGAAGTTCACAAATTAAGTgagaataattttcattttataaaacatattaacaaatataatttacttGTTCAGCAAAGATTTTGAACCATTATCCAAGC
The genomic region above belongs to Populus alba chromosome 12, ASM523922v2, whole genome shotgun sequence and contains:
- the LOC118044642 gene encoding bidirectional sugar transporter SWEET10, which translates into the protein MALHLTWVFGFGLLGNIISCLVCLSPLPTFYQICKKKTSEGFQSIPYVIALFSAMLWLFYAIFKKETILLITINSFAFFTAIGYIVVYLLYATKKDKILTFKLLLLFNVFGFGLVCVLTLFLAQGHKHVQVLGWICMIFSICVFVAPLFIVRKVIKTKSVEFMPFSMSFFLTLSALMWFFYGYLKKDQFVAIPNILGFILGLLQMLLYMIYRNPKKVEEVEPKLQLEIYEHVVDLEKLGPAICSEITIVIPKLNASGNGFVEDQNAKGQALEIMKAIDVVNKL